The DNA segment CCTCATTATTAGGCTCCTCCCCCTATTCTGAGGACACGCCCATCTCGCTGCCTCCTCTTATTCTGAGGCTTCGCCCCTTCTCGTTCTGGTCAGCACCTTTTAGACGTGGCACCGTCCCGCAGCACCACTCTCAGTGAGAAAACCCAAAAAGCAGGGCACCTCCACCCACCCTGCCGCCTGTACCCACTATGAGGATTCAGCCCTTTGTGGAGGAATCCAGGCTCCTTGCTTGCACCAGTTTCTGGGACACTGGCTAGGAATGCTTTGGAACACACCTTTATCCAAGCACAGTCCCCAGCTTTGGATGGAGTGTGGGCGTGACTGTTTCCTTCTTAAGAGGAAGAGCATCCTGGTGTTGCTCAGCTAGGGCTAAACCAAGGAATAGAAGTCCCCTAGGCCCTGCATGGTGGCAGAGACACCTCCCCAGCCATGTCAGATGCCTTTGTCTTGGCTGGGGAGTGATATACTTCCCCTTCTCCAGGACCAAGTATTCAGAGGACCTTGTGGTTCCCATACCACACTCGTCAACCCATTCAGGCCCCAGTGGGTTGCCGTTTCTGGTAGCGAAGACAAACCTTACATCCTCAGGGGAGGACCCCAGTGGAGGGTGCACCTGACACTTGTCTACCAGCCTGCTCCTCTGGCTCAGGGTAGGCATGTCCTTCCCATACGTAGGAGCGCACACAACACTCACCGGGGCACTGTGAGAAGCCCAGGCCTAAAGACCTGCTCCCACAGCTTTTCTtaccccaccctctctccctccctccctcccttttttcctgtctttcttagACAGGCATCTTCTTCATACCAGTCTTGCAGCTGTGACCAAGAAGCTTCGCAAGTATGCTCGACTCACTCAGACAACAGTCCTGCTCCTCTGTGTCCCTTGGTGCTGGTGTGAGGACGAGGCCTTACCTAGTCCCGCCCTGCCCACAGCTTGTGGAGAGCCTCCTGGCCTCTGCTGGAATCCCTCAAGGTGCTTGCATCTAGCATCCAGTGGCTAGCCAGACATCCTGGGCTAGCCTTTCAGGAGCTGAGTTCTTTGGACAGCTGATATCTGCTGTCAGTTCTGGAGCCCGATTTTGTCATCATGACTGGCCAGAAGCTTTTCCTCGTGTCCTCTCCAcatccatcccctccccctcccccttgcccAAGGACCTCATGGAGGTCCCCTCGCCCATGGTCAAGGGCAGGAGCTTTTCTATCTTCGGAAACCAAAGGCCTCCCGTGGTGCCTTTGGGCCTTTCTTGCCTTCTCTTGGAGGCTTGGGTGATGGTGTCTCCACTGTACCCCCATAGGGACAGCTCTCTGAGCCCGGGTGGTGGCCGGCACATTCCACAGCTGGCATGTACCCACTGTCCCACATGCCTGTCCCACACAGCTtacacaggtcatgtaggctgcATGGGATGCGTGGCAGAAGGCGGAACTGGTACAGGAGACTCCTGGCCTGCAGAGAGAGCACAGGTCGAAGGGAACAGAAAGGCCATCAGAACAGGAGAGAACAGTGGAGCACTGTAGAAGACTTGGGCAGTTTAAGACACAGAGTTTCCAGATGGTATAGGTGGCCACCGGTGACAGAGCCACACAGCCCCTCTAACTCAGTTCCAATCCCCTCTGTCCTTGACTCTCAGAGTTACCCTCGACCCCTGCAAGGTCTGGGGAGCCCAGCACAGTGGTGACCCTGAGGACCCCTTTTTGTCCCCATGGACCATCAGAGGCCCAGAGGCCTGGACCCAAAGCACTGCCAGCTAGACTGTGGGAAATGGGAGATGTCTGAGCTTCATGGGCGCTTTTCTTCCGGCCACGAATAAACTACGATCTCCCTATGCTCTGCCTTTCTCATCCTCACTTTCCTAACTCTGGACCGGAAGGAGGCACTCCTGGGTGGAGACCGGCTGGGCATTCACGCACTGTAGCAAGTGAAAAGAGGCTATGTCCAGCGACGGCCCTCTGACGGCCCTGGGGACCAAGCAGAGACACAGCAACACCGCTGGGCTgaggaggcagcagcaggtgCCAATCGCACCGACTTGGTAGAGAAAGCCCAGCAAGGTAGCACGGAGCTCTGAGTTGTGGGGTGGTACCCGTGGGCAGAGGTGGAGCTCTGTGGCAGGAGAGGGCTCTAGATGCAAGCTGAGCTCACGTGCTGGGTAGCCTTCTGCGGTGTGGTGGGCAGGgctggggcgggggcggggctgcGAGGTATGGGCGGGGTTCTGCGCGCAGGGCTGGGACCTTGGGGCCTTCTTTGAGGGTCTGTGAGGTGTGAGTATCAGGATGCTCCACTGGGACTTCCTAGAACCCCTCCCTCCAGTGTGCAGGGGTGAGGCTGTAAAGCCGGTGACCTGCTTTTGTGCAGGGCAGGAGGGCGCTCACCTTCCTGAGCACCAACTCTCCGTTCATATGCATGGCCAGGTTTCCGAAGTGCAGGAGCATCTGATCCGTGGCCAGTTGTTGCTCGATGACGTCATCCCCGTAGATGGCGACAATGGCCACACAGATGAACAGGTGGAAATAGTCCGTCTGCAGGGACACAGAGAACTCAAGGGGCCCTGCCAGGCCTGAACCAGAGTTCGGCTCTGGGTCTGGCTCCCGCTACCTGGGTCTGGGCCTGTGTTTCCAGGTCCCTGCTCTAGGAAAGTGCACCACCCATTGGCAGCTACATCCGGGGCTGCTGGGACGTACTAATGCATGATAACCGAGACACACCGCGGCTGCTGCCGCTCTCTTGGGAGGTGTCTGCGAGGAGGGCAAAGCACACTTTAGCCCGTCTGAGCTCTCACCGCACGGTCTCATCTACGGGGGTCTTGAGGGTGTCACGTGTGTGTGCAAAGGATTAACCAGACTGCTTCCCGAAGGCTGTAGAATAGACCACAGATGTGGAAGAAGTCCTGACAGCCAGCTCCGAGGTAGTGTGTCCCTCTGTATCGGCTGAGCATCCCTAGATGGGCCCCTGCTCTGCAGCTGATGGCTGAGCATGTGGGAAGACCCCTACTAAGTGACTCCCTGGAGGCCCTGTGTAGGGCTGCTGTCATCTTCCTGCCGCTAGCCTTCTCTCCAGACACCCACAGTCCCTCCCTGCCCTCCTTTAAGGCCGCCTGGCTGGGTGGTGGGCAGTCCCTACGGGTTCTCCATCCTGGACACCTTAAAGTGCTCACTCCTGAAGTGTGTGTGGTGGAGGGGTGGCTTTCTAGGAAGTCCCTGTTGAGTATCCTGACAATACCATGTCCTTTGTTTCCCAACCAGACCAGCAGAGTGCAGAGGCACGGGTGCTGGAGTCCCCAGCACCCCCAACCCCTAGCTTTGCAGGAAGGAATGCGTCTGAAGGAGTGGAGGGATGGGAGCAGGAGACACATTCTGCAGATCTGGGACAGGGCACAAGGTAAATCCCAGCTCCCGGCAGGCAGGTGCACAGCGGTAAGCCACAGCAGAGGGCTGTATGAAGTCTTCCCTTTGGGAAGGCCTCATCCAGCAGCGGTTTCCCTCTTGGGTTCATTCACTGCCTACTTGTCTTTCCCCTCCACCTAACCTTGACTGACGTTGGGAGGAGATGGTCCTAGATGGGACATCTGAAGGCAACATGAACTTGCTTTGTGGGTTTTGAATAAGACAGCAACCAACAGGAGCGGCTGAGGAGTGGGCAATTGCCAACAGCCTCGGAGGATGGACGGGTGCCTTCCTCACGACCCAGCCTCCCTGGCCTCTCAGAGTATCTATCTAGAACAACAGCCTTAAGTCTAGGATGTACTAGCTGGTGGACTGGCGTTGCAGACAGCATAAGGAGAGCGACGTCAGTGTGTTTTTCATAGCTGGGGGTCTAGGTGGAAGAGGACAGAGTTGCGCCCCGGACACATGGATGGTACTGATGTTtgtatgtgcgagtgtgtgtgtgcatgtacaagtGCGCAcatgaggtcagaagacagtatCTCAGGGCTTCTCACTGGGACCTGGAGCTCAGCAATTAGGCTAGACTGTCTGGTTAGCGAGCTCTGAGGACTCGCCTGTGTCTGCCATTTCTTCAGCACTTGGGTTATGGACGTGcactgggctcttttttttttttttttttttttttttggtgagacAGGTTCCCACTGTGCAGCCCtgactttcctggaactcacacacaaacaaaaaaatctgcctgcctctcaaacgctgggattagaggtgtgcactaccacacctggcacgcctggtttttaaaaaaataaaaaaacacacacacaggttcagaCACTCCACAGATCTGCAAGCTTGCAAGGTAAGCTCTTACCACTGAGTAATCTCCCCAGCCtttggtattgtttttatttttaaggctgaTGCAGCACTAAAATGACTTGCCTACTTCCTTACACTGATGGCCTGGGTGTTAGAGCCGCGTGGCAGTCAGCCCTGTGATCAGagaggaggtgatggaggagaCTCTGGTCATGATGAACACAGGTGGATGCCCGTATCATTTATCCAGGCTCTCTGACGCCgtgggaaggaaggcaggagctCGGGGTGGCCCAGCAATCccagagggcagggcagggctgggccaGCCATAGCAGGTGTGGGCACATATATCTGGGCGTCCTAACTGTCCTCTGGTGCTGATGTCCCTCCCTCTGGGTGGCCATGACAAAAGGGAGTTCAGCCCAGAATGCAGTTATGAGCATGTCCGCCAGCAATTTACATAGATTTCAATTACATGGGATGTGAGGTCTGACGCCGGCTGCACAGGCCTGGGAAATAGTAACTATGAGACCTAGAGACTGTGGTGTGGTGAGTGGGTGGAGCAAGGAAAGAGATGCCCCACACAAGAGAGGAGGCTTGAAGCGATCCCAGGACCCTCCCTTCCCAACAGGACGGCAGCTGCACTCGGGTGACCCAGCACCACTCACCTGGTAGTGGGCCCAGCAGGCTTCCCAGATGCGCAGGGCCTCGCCCTCAGGAAACTCCCGCTTGAAGCAGAGAAGGAGCCATCGGTGACAGAAGAGCATCTGGAGGCCGTCCTCACCCAGAGAGACCAGGTGTTGGTAGAAGCGTTGGTGTGTCAGCCGGAGCAGCTCCCGCAGGTACAGCTGCGGGTGGGAGAGTGGAGTGGGCTCTGGGTGAGCTCACCTACTGCTACTCGAATGCCTTCAACTCCAAAAGCACACACAGGAAGTCTCTGTGTCTGCCAAACGCATCAGCCAGACACCGTGTCAGTCTACTGCTGGAACCCCCTCCccgcccctgtgtgtgtgtgtgtgtgtgtgtgtgtgtgtgtgtgtgtgtgctcctccacgggcatgcacacacgcatgtgcaggTGTGACAAGGACTGTCTTTTAAcagtttccttattttattttattttttttaaaaaagacctattttattattttaaaaactgaaccaatttattttgtgtgtctgagCGACCTGCCCACCCATCTGTGCCCCGAAGCAGTGCTTGGTCAGAAGAGGGgggtcagatgccctggaactggagttacaggtggttaggagccaccatatgggtcctgggatCCAAACCCCGGCCCTCAgcaagagcagtccgtgctcttcaccaccgagctgtctctccagctcttactattttaaattatgtgtgtagtCTGTGCACATGACTCCAGGCAGCCGAGAAGGCCAGGGGAGTTAGAACTCTCGAAATTGGGGTTAcgggcaattgtgagctgcctggtgtaggtgctgggaaccgaacccaggtcctctgcaagagcagtaggtgACATCGACCTCTGGGCCAGCCTGAGACGCAGCCACTCGCCGAACCGAGAGGGCTTGCCAGTTAGCTAGGCCGGCTGGGTGGCTCCAAGGATCCACCCGTGTGAACTTCCTCAGTGCACACCCAGCATTTTACCAGGGTTCTGGGGAATCTGGACCCGAGTCCCAGTGCTTGTACAAGCTCTTTGCTGTCTGGAGTCATCCCCCAGCTTCCACCACTTGGAACCTCACTCACACCTGTCTTCCAGTTCATCTTAAGATATTCTAGAAGGAGACCTTGGTATAGCCCCAGTTGAAGTATGATCTCCTGGGTGGTCAAGGAGGCTGACTCAGTATGAAGTCATCCCCCAGCCTCAGCCCACCCCCAGGGGCTGTTTCTGATGTATACCCGACCAGGCGGGGTGGGTTCCTTCAATCCCACCACGGTCCAGCGGACTCCCAGAGCTGATTAAGGGAGAGGACACGTCTGAGTTTCAAGACCCTGGAATCCCGTGTGTCGGGTCACCAGGTTGCGTGACACTTGACGACGACAGAGACTATTTCTGGCTGCACCGGGTGGGGACTGCCGACTTCACTGACGCCACTAGAAAACCAGCCTCCAGCAGCTAATGAGTCACTGGCCCTGTGCCGCCAGGCTGCAGGGTGATGGCGTCAGACCCTGTAATTGCCTCCCTGGGTACCGTGGAAACCTGACATCACAGGCATGTACGATGCAGCAGGGGCCGGAGTGCCCGGTTAGGGTCAGCGCTGCTGAGCACAGCAGGGCCCCAAGACTCTGCACCTCTCCAAAGCGAGCACACTGTCATTCCCAGTGCCTGGAGCTGTGTACCTCTGGAGCCCAGGAGTCCTTCCTGATGGGCCAGGATCTCCAGTCTGCGGCCCACGGAGGTCAAGGCCGCCCTATGGCTGACAGCTCTCTAATGTGTCCAGCGTGCACAGCTGCTAGGATGCTCCATTCCTCCTGCTGCCAGCTGCTTTTCCCTCATACCTCTGCTGTGGTCAGTCCTCTGTTCCCAGTGGTTGATCTACAGGACACGCTTTTTTGCTCTCCCTCGGCTCTGTCCTCACTGCACGAGGTGCACCACGTCTAGAAGGGCCCCCTGACCATAATTATCCAAAAGCCTCTGTTTAGTTGAGTCTCCAATGCTTGAGGTCTGACCCCTACGCAACAGACAGAGCCATGGGAGGGGGCTCTGGGACTCCCGTCTCCAGGGCCCAATGCCCTCTGCTCATGCGTTCATTCTGTCAGTGTAGTAACTGCTACCAGACCAGGCCACCTGCAGGACTGAGGGCAGGCTACCTACATCCAGGACCTGGAACTGGGCAGGGGTCTGACACAAACGCAGGTGCGTTGCAGTGACAAGATCTAGTCCCCATCACTTGGTGCTGCCTGGTTTGTGTACAGCTGGTTTCTATAGGGGAGGATTTGTGGCCAGTGGCAGCTGGGTCTTACATAAAGGTCAGCTTTTGGGGGTGGAGATGTGAGGCTCTCCTGTTGGAAGTCCCATTGCACACAGCTGCCTCGCCTGTCTGTACTGGGTTCCGCTGTACACACATACCTGACTCATGGACCTCTCTTTCCTTGCCCTATCAAGAAGGCCAGATTAATGGCCctgcaggaaggcaggaagccaCCAGGGTAGGACCTTGAACAGTTGTCCCCTGGTGTTTCAGGAGGAATGGGTTATAGGCTGGCTCAGACCCAAACATACATTTCCTGTAGGTGACTAGCTGGCCCTTCCCAGAAGGCCCGTGTTCTGTCAGCAGAGATTCTGGTTTTctgctgacctctgacccctgATAACATGGTTGCATCTCACCATCAAGACCCAAGCAGCAACAGGAGGCAGTGTGTTATCTCTCTGAGCCCtccagtgcacagacatacatgtacacacacacacacacacgtaaacacacatgcacacacatgtaaacacacacatgtacacacacatgcacacacacatgtacacaaacatgcacacacacatgtacacacacataaacacacatacccacatatacacaagcacaaaTATATTCAtgtccacatatgcacacagtgaTACACAtatgggtgtacacacacacatgcacacacatgtatacacacacaaacacacatacccacatatacacaagcacaaaTATATTCAtgcccacatatgcacacagtgaTACACAtatgggtgtacacacacacacacacacacacacacacacacacacacacagctccacGCCTCACCAGCTGTCTCTCCATGTCCTCGTCCCGGGGAGAGCTGACAAAGATGGTGTTCTGCATCAAACCCACGAAGCACCAGAAGGTGTCTGATTCATCCAAGACCTCAGCCAAGATAGGCGCCACCAGATCTGACATCCCCTGTGAGTAGCCGATGGCTGGGTTGTACACAGCGTAATTCAGCAGGATCCTCCTGGGTGGGCAGTGGGGAGTAGAGGTGTCTTGAGCCATCCCACCCTTCCTATCTCCACCAAGGCCTGTTGTGACACTGTGGGTCCCTCCTTCATCTCGGGGAGGCAGCAGCCAGTGGTGGATGccacaaaccctgtctcaagagtatgggttatggggttggggatttagctcagtggtagagcgcttgcctagcaagcgcaaggccctgggttcagtccccagctccaaaaaaaaagaaaagaaaaaaaaagagtatgggTTATTAGTCGGGTGTggtgtacacacctttaataccaacaCTCGTAGGCAGTAGAGTGTctttgattttgaggccagctttatctacacagagttccaggatagcgagagctacacagagaaactgcctctaaaaaaaaagtctgggtTCTGAGGGAAGTAAGTCAGTGGCACTGCCTTTGCCAGGGATAACAGCCCTTCATCAGGCCCAGCGCCCAGAGCAGAGGCTGTGCAGGAATATGAATGTGACTTTCTTAAGGGTCCACTCTCTGTGACGGAGGGTGGTCTGGCAGGgatgtatttaattttatgcaGTTTTTTTGCCATGCTGTAGCAGAGTATAAAAGGTGGCAGCCTCTGGCTCTGCATGGTGTTATGTCGGTCCGTCCATGAGGTAAGAGGACAGTGGTAGGGCTGGGGAGCGCTGACCAAGGAGAGGGAGTAGGGCCTTTGCTGATACTGTCAGATGGGACTGCGTGGCCATGAGAAGGTTCAGAAGCTGAGACCTCTGCTGACTTAGCTTGTGGGTCCTGTTCTGGGCCTGGGTGGAGTCTGCCCAGCAGCCAGGGGGTCAAAGAGAGTCACAGACTTTGACACGGGGAGGCCAGAGTCACCAGGTACCTCATGCTCTCCACGTTCGGATTGTCCTCCCCTCGGAAGAACTGGTTGTTCCTATCTGTCCGAACCACGTCTTTGTCCACAGTGAACTGCACGTTACGCCAGAAGGCTCTGTGCTCCTCGGGAGGCATGGAGAGCCTGTGAGGCAGACAGAGCACAGTCTTGAGGTTAGCTATGGAAAGGAGAACACAGGAGTaccagggagggcagggaggggatAATATAGGGTCCTCCAGGACCTGGAGTAGCTGCACACTCTAGGCTAGGTTGGTGCATGTACTGTCAGCACCAACCCTCCAGTTCTCAACAGGATATGtgcgtgtacatatgtgtgtgcatgaatacatgtgtgcatgtgtgtgttcatgtgtggtatgtgtgtgcacgcacatgtgcatgtgctgtCAGCACCAACCCTCTTGCTCCCAATaggatatgtacatgtgtgcgcatgtatatatgtgtgtgcatgtatacatgtgtgtgtgttcatgtgtggtgtatgtgtttgtgttagcACCAACCCTCTTGCTTCCAAcaggatatgtgcatgtgtgtgtgttcatgtgtgtgtgtgtgtgtgtgttcatgtgtggtgtgtgtgcgcacatgtgtgtgctcttgcTCCCAACAggatatgtgcatgagtgtgcatgtatgcatgtgtgtacatgtgtatgtatacatatgtgtgcatgtgtggtgtacatgtgtatatgtgtgtggggctATATTCAAGGTTTTCCTCATTTTAACTCATCTAACAGATCTAGCCCCTCAGAGGAGAGCTGACTACAGCCTGCGGATTGTGAaacccatgtggaggtcaggctTCCAGCCCGGCCTGTAGTTGGCGAATACTGGCCCCTAGTTAAAGTCTGTTAAACACAAATTCTAAAACTCTTGGCGTGTGAACTAAGGGTGCCTGGACCAAGGTGCTGGGGGTGCCGTGTAGTGACTGCCATTATCCTGCTTACAGTGCTGGCTTTTGGGAGACTCACGCTCCAAAGAAACCATGGTTCACAGAACACACGGTCGGTCGGCGGTGAATTGCACTTTCCCACCGAGATCTGAAGGGACTTCCGGGGGGCAGGGCGCACCTCTTTTGCTGGATAGCTGCATATTCCTTTCGCTTCTGCGACCGAAGCGCCTCACGTTCCTCCGACGTGGACTCGTGGCTATAATAGTGCAGAAGGAAAGGCCAGACCTCCCCCCGGATCGACACATCAATGCCACCAAAGAAAATGGCCTGGAGGAAGCAGTACAAattgagggggttgggggggggagtaTAAAACAGGGCAGCTCAAAGAACCCCAAATCCCCCGAAAAGGGTGTTGTGGGTCCTTTGGCGAGCCTCGATTCAGACCCCAGCAATTTGCACATGTTTACAAGGGGAAAGTGCTGGAGAGGCATTCCCAGACAGGCTACAAACTGGCTCATTTCAATGTCAAAGCCCCCCCGGGGTGGCACTCTGAGATCAACACGCTGTTCTCACGTCATGAACTAATCCTGGGGGTTTCAATACTGAAGAGTCCGCAGGGCCCAACATGGGATCCCCAAACTCTGCAATTGTCTTTTCAATGAAGCTGCCTGGGTGCTTCGGACAGAACCTGATGCCAGGGACCGGCCTTCTGGCCACCCACCCTCCATTCAGCTGCTTGACGACAAGGGCTCGGTGGAGGCTGGCCAGGTGCCCGCTCCATACCTGGCGTAGCTTGTATTCCTCCTCCACCTGCCCCAGGTCATTCAGGTGATTGAGCCAGGCGGACACATCCAGCCTCCGGTACAGGCTCTCCTCCGGGTGGATTTCAGAGGATGGCAGCTTGGGCCTTCGGATGGAGAACTGCATGCACGTCCTCTCATCCGTGACCTGCTGGACGGGTGGGAGGGACCCGGTGGAAAGCAGATCTCAGAGCTCGGGCTTTTGAAGCCTGAGATGCTGTTCCCAGGATGTCAAAGccactctctctcctctgggaggagaggggggcgGGAGGCGCTGCTGTCTGTGCACACAACTCCTAAATGGCGAGCGTAATTAGacacaattaaaatgaaaatacctTCATCCTAAAAAATCTCTCTCCCTTTGCAACTCACAGCCTCCActgcccccatccccttcctgccCCGGCCGCAAAGAAAACCAGAATTAATACCCCTTACAGCCCAACTTCCCTCTGCCAGGGAAAGCCTGCAATAGATTCCATTCGATCGGCCACATACAAAGACCTGCTGTTCGGGCGAGCAGGGAGCCAGACTGTCAGATTGTCTCCATGCGCAGTCACGAGTCCAGGGCAAAACCACAGCTGACATTTAATTCAAAAATCAAAGGTTGCTCAttgcaggggaggggggagcttTTGCCACTATTGTAATAAGGAGAGCCAGCAGGAGGCTCTGCGGGAGGGGTAGAGCTCTAGAGTCAGCCCCCCTGGTTCTAATAAGCACGTACAGTATCTTAAACAGGTGATTAAGGGGGCTCTTATTGCCTCTGTATGCAGATTGAGCAAAATATGGCAGAAAGCCTTGGGAAAACAGGAGTCTTCAAATGCTCAAGGTGACTTTCAGAAAGGCCTGGGAACAGATCCCAGCCCCCGAGCACACCCATGCCAACCACGCCGAACCACAGACAGACAAATGCCATACTCCTCAGAGGGAAATCCCCAGGGCCAGGCAGCCTCGAGGAAGGTGTGCTGGAATGGTCCCAGACCCACGTGTTTGGCATCCTAAGAGAGGAGCTTCCGTTCCCCTGACCATAACCAACCATGTCTCGCCCCACGGTCGGCCAGGCTACCTGGTCCCTGAGGTGTGTCTCTGTGCAGAACTTCCATTGCTGGAACACCTCGGAGAGCTTGTCC comes from the Rattus norvegicus strain BN/NHsdMcwi chromosome 10, GRCr8, whole genome shotgun sequence genome and includes:
- the Tbc1d16 gene encoding TBC1 domain family member 16 isoform X1, with amino-acid sequence MSLGRLLRRASSKASDLLTLTTGGSGGSLSVLDGEVIYSKNNVCVHAPEGLQGPGEHHPGYLCLYMEKDELLGATLILAWVPNSRIQRQDEEALRYITPEGSPVRKAPRPRRRRTTSLGATYQPSPTEPRPPLIPKDEDILVVVQNTQDSVHISPTDEDGVKLAQGPEVDGPLPTSQPVHSDSGILSTVSSQDGTENGREPRPEAVEEEGSLELSADGVSRDSSFDSDSDAFSSPFCLSPISAALAEGNSSAFLESEGSSPSSSDANLRFPDSNGLLQTPRWDEPQRGCALEQICGVFRVDLGHMRSLRLFFSDEACTSGQLVVASRESQYKIFHFHHGGLDKLSEVFQQWKFCTETHLRDQVTDERTCMQFSIRRPKLPSSEIHPEESLYRRLDVSAWLNHLNDLGQVEEEYKLRQAIFFGGIDVSIRGEVWPFLLHYYSHESTSEEREALRSQKRKEYAAIQQKRLSMPPEEHRAFWRNVQFTVDKDVVRTDRNNQFFRGEDNPNVESMRRILLNYAVYNPAIGYSQGMSDLVAPILAEVLDESDTFWCFVGLMQNTIFVSSPRDEDMERQLLYLRELLRLTHQRFYQHLVSLGEDGLQMLFCHRWLLLCFKREFPEGEALRIWEACWAHYQTDYFHLFICVAIVAIYGDDVIEQQLATDQMLLHFGNLAMHMNGELVLRKARSLLYQFRLLPRIPCSLHDLCKLCGTGMWDSGYMPAVECAGHHPGSESCPYGGTVETPSPKPPREGKKGPKAPREAFGFRR
- the Tbc1d16 gene encoding TBC1 domain family, member 16, with the protein product MSLGRLLRRASSKASDLLTLTTGGSGGSLSVLDGEVIYSKNNVCVHAPEGLQGPGEHHPGYLCLYMEKDELLGATLILAWVPNSRIQRQDEEALRYITPEGSPVRKAPRPRRRRTTSLGATYQPSPTEPRPPLIPKDEDILVVVQNTQDSVHISPTDEDGVKLAQGPEVDGPLPTSQPVHSDSGILSTVSSQDGTENGREPRPEAVEEEGSLELSADGVSRDSSFDSDSDAFSSPFCLSPISAALAEGNSSAFLESEGSSPSSSDANLRFPDSNGLLQTPRWDEPQRGCALEQICGVFRVDLGHMRSLRLFFSDEACTSGQLVVASRESQYKIFHFHHGGLDKLSEVFQQWKFCTETHLRDQQVTDERTCMQFSIRRPKLPSSEIHPEESLYRRLDVSAWLNHLNDLGQVEEEYKLRQAIFFGGIDVSIRGEVWPFLLHYYSHESTSEEREALRSQKRKEYAAIQQKRLSMPPEEHRAFWRNVQFTVDKDVVRTDRNNQFFRGEDNPNVESMRRILLNYAVYNPAIGYSQGMSDLVAPILAEVLDESDTFWCFVGLMQNTIFVSSPRDEDMERQLLYLRELLRLTHQRFYQHLVSLGEDGLQMLFCHRWLLLCFKREFPEGEALRIWEACWAHYQTDYFHLFICVAIVAIYGDDVIEQQLATDQMLLHFGNLAMHMNGELVLRKARSLLYQFRLLPRIPCSLHDLCKLCGTGMWDSGYMPAVECAGHHPGSESCPYGGTVETPSPKPPREGKKGPKAPREAFGFRR